The Chryseobacterium shigense genome segment TCAGATAAGAGACGTTCACTGTCTTTCTCAAATCTCTGTTGCAAAGATTGCCACACTACAACATCTTAGTCGGTTATAAACTATTTAAATTCATTTGTATTCGTTTGTTGTCGATTATTTAATGATCCTTTTCATTTATTTTTTAGCTTTAAAAAATTCTCTATCTTTTTATAATCAACAAATAAGAATTAGAATCAGGTTCTATTAAGTAAAATTTTAAAACGTTTCTACAATTTTTCTTTAAATACCCATTTCAAAATACCGAATACAAACGTTAAGGAAACATTCCTGCATATAGTTTTATCCGTTTGCAAATGGATAATTCCGTATCTTTGAGTTATGATGAAAACGGAACCTATACAAGACCTTTTGTAAAAAATTTAATTCAAATAATAAAAAATAAAGAAGATTAATGAGGAAGACAATAAGAAGAACATTCAGGGTTTCAAAATATGTAATTTATAAAGAAACGCTGGTTGATTATAAAGAGCATTTCTGGTCCTTTCTGGGAGCGTTTGTCGGGATTGGAATTATTGCGTTCATTCAGTCACATACTTTAGCCGCAACTGAAAATATATTTCTTATTGGCTCCTTTGGTGCATCAAGTGTTCTGATCTATGGAGCTATTCAAAGTCCTCTTGCCCAACCCAGAAACCTTGTCGGCGGACATGTTATTTCAGCACTTGTAGGCGTTACCGTTTATAAGATCGTTCCCGATATTATCTGGCTTTCTGCACCGATGGCAGTTGCTTTTTCCATTGTTCTGATGCAGTATACCAAAACCCTTCATCCACCCGGCGGAGCAACAGCTTTAATTGCCGTAAGCTCTACAGGGAAAATTCCGGAGCTGGGATACTGGTATGTTCTCTCCCCTGTTTTATCAGGATGTATTATTCTTTTATTGGCTGCTCTCTTATTCAACAATATGACCCCGAACAGAAGCTATCCTTCGCACACCAGGTTTAAAAGATTATTAAGGAAAAAGCATGAGCACATGCACAAAATGAAAAAATAAAAGTATGAACTGTATTGAATGTGGCGAAAAAATTATCGGCAGATCAGATAAAAAGTTCTGCAATGATGCCTGCCGGAATGCCTATAATAATAAACAGAATAAAGATTCAACCAATCTGATGCGGAATGTCAACAATAAACTCCGCAAAAATTACCGTATCCTGCTGGAACTGAATACTGATGGCAAAGCAAAAATTGCAAAATCAAGGATGGACGGCCTCGGTTTTGATTTTGATTATTTTACGAATCTGAAAGTTTATAAAAACGGTTCTGAATACCGGTTTATTTATGACTATGGCTATAAATTTCTGGAAGACGATTTTGTCCTGATTGTAAAAAACCAGGCATAATTTCCTCAATCACTTCAAAATATTGTATTATGAAAGAAATTGTTCTTATAACCGGCGCAGGCGGCATGATCGCAAGAAAGCTCTCTGAAAAGATTGAGAAAGATTATACGGTAAGATTCCTGACCAGAAAGAAAAAACACGACAATGATTTTGAATGGGACATTAAAAACGGAACAATGGATGAATCTGCCCTTGAAAATGTTTCCCACATTATTCATCTGGCCGGAGCCAATATTTCGGAAAAACGCTGGACTAAAGAAAGAAAGCATGAATTAATATCCAGCCGTGTGGATTCTGCCGGACTTCTTTTAAATACTGTAAAAAAGAAAAAAATAAAACTAAAATCCTTCATTTCCGCTTCAGGAATCAATTATTACGGTACCGTAACCACAGAAAAAATCTTTACTGAAAATGATCCCCCGGGAAATGATTTCCTGAGTGAAGTTGTAGTCTTATGGGAAAGGGCCGCAGATGATTTCAAAGAACAGGATCTGGCTGAAAGAGTTGTTAAAATACGGACTGCCGTTGTTCTGTCCAAAGAGGACGGAGCATTAAAGAAAATGGTTCCTACCATAAAATACGGCATCGGGTCTGCTTTAGGAAGCGGAAAACAATATATGCCCTGGATTCATATTGATGATATCTGCTCTGTTTATGAAGCGGCTTTGAAAAACTCAGAGATGGATGGAGCTTATAATGCCGTTTCTCCTCAAGATACAACCAATGAAAATTTAACAAGAAAGATCGCTGAAGTATTGAAAAAACCACTGTTTATGCCTAATGTACCGACATTTGTCTTAAAACTGATATTTGGCGAACTGGCAGATGCTTTACTGGAAGGTTCCAGAGCTTCTTCTCAAAAGATACAGAATACCGGATTTCAGTTTAAGTTTAAATTCCCCGATCTGAAGAAAGCATTACAAAACTTATTAACTGATAATCAGACTAAATAAATTACTATTCAAAATATTCAATCCCTATATGCATACCCCTAAAATCGACATTATTAAAACGGAAATTCTTTCAGATAACTGGTATACTTTAAAGAAAGTTACTTACGCTATTGAAAAGAAAGACGGAACTAAGGACACCCAGAGCAGAGAAGCTTACGACAGAGGAAATGGAGCGGTTATCCTGCTTTATAATAAAATTTCAGGGACCGTAATTTTAACAAGGCAGTTCAGACTTCCTACTTTCATCAACGGGAACACTACAGGCATGCTTATTGAAGCCTGTGCCGGCTTACTGGATAATGACAACCCCGAAGAGTGCATCAAACGAGAAACTGAAGAAGAAACAGGCTACAAAATTTCAAAAGTGGAAAAAGTATTTGA includes the following:
- a CDS encoding DUF2116 family Zn-ribbon domain-containing protein, which codes for MNCIECGEKIIGRSDKKFCNDACRNAYNNKQNKDSTNLMRNVNNKLRKNYRILLELNTDGKAKIAKSRMDGLGFDFDYFTNLKVYKNGSEYRFIYDYGYKFLEDDFVLIVKNQA
- a CDS encoding HPP family protein, with protein sequence MRKTIRRTFRVSKYVIYKETLVDYKEHFWSFLGAFVGIGIIAFIQSHTLAATENIFLIGSFGASSVLIYGAIQSPLAQPRNLVGGHVISALVGVTVYKIVPDIIWLSAPMAVAFSIVLMQYTKTLHPPGGATALIAVSSTGKIPELGYWYVLSPVLSGCIILLLAALLFNNMTPNRSYPSHTRFKRLLRKKHEHMHKMKK
- the nudK gene encoding GDP-mannose pyrophosphatase NudK translates to MHTPKIDIIKTEILSDNWYTLKKVTYAIEKKDGTKDTQSREAYDRGNGAVILLYNKISGTVILTRQFRLPTFINGNTTGMLIEACAGLLDNDNPEECIKRETEEETGYKISKVEKVFEAYMSPGSVTEILHFFTAEYSHEMKTADGGGLEEEGENIEVLELPFNDALAMIDNGEIMDAKTIMLLQYLRIKNIV
- a CDS encoding TIGR01777 family oxidoreductase; its protein translation is MKEIVLITGAGGMIARKLSEKIEKDYTVRFLTRKKKHDNDFEWDIKNGTMDESALENVSHIIHLAGANISEKRWTKERKHELISSRVDSAGLLLNTVKKKKIKLKSFISASGINYYGTVTTEKIFTENDPPGNDFLSEVVVLWERAADDFKEQDLAERVVKIRTAVVLSKEDGALKKMVPTIKYGIGSALGSGKQYMPWIHIDDICSVYEAALKNSEMDGAYNAVSPQDTTNENLTRKIAEVLKKPLFMPNVPTFVLKLIFGELADALLEGSRASSQKIQNTGFQFKFKFPDLKKALQNLLTDNQTK